The nucleotide sequence TGTTAAATTGCAAAAGACAATGGCAGAGTTGTGGGACGTGTGTAAGGAAAACGCCTCCCTTTATCTCTTTTGTGATAGTACTGTATATGTTGCCATATTTAATTGTTTCCGCAATATGTTGTTGTATTTAGTAAGAAAGCAAATAGTCTGTGTTCTCTGACCTTTAAAAACATACGTCTCCAGCCAGAGCTTCAGGCCTATCATTTGGCAGTCACACCTCCAGGGGTTGCCTTGTAGTGTAAGGCCATCCAGGAGCGTCATAGCCTCCATCAGTGAGCGGTCCAGTCTTGTTAACCTGTTGTATGCTAGCCCCAAGAAGCTGAGGTTCTTTAAGCTGTCCCCCATGGCTCCAGGCAACCCTCCGAGACTGGGAGGATGGACAAGAAAGTAGttaattaaatagaaaaatgtttatACGATAAGTTAAAAGCATGagaatttgttttatgttttctgatgtcataGCCTAACCTGTTGTGTGAAAGGTCAAGCCGAGAAAGTGAGTGAATTGGAATGAGGAGTCGCCTGTCGAACTCTCTGAGGCTGTTGTGTGCCAGGCTGAGACGCTGCAGAGTCCTCAGACCCAGCAGAGCAGTTGGTGAAATAGATGTTATAGAATTATTTGATAGATCAAGAATACGGACAAGGGGTATTTCCCGAAAAGCCATTGATACAATTCCCCGGATGCGGTTATCTTGGAGGTACAGTTCTTGAGTTTCTGGATGTAGTCTTCGAGGAATGTCATATAGACCGCGACCCCGGCAGTCTACGACTTTGTTGTTGCAACTGCACTCTTTTGGACAGGCCTGAGCCAAAGACAGTGGGGAGAGGAGGGCACACACCAGtatcactgaagaaaaacagacagttagtgcaacaaggaaaaaaaaaccacgatgctacttttatttaaattttagtttttctttctcagttgATTTCAGCAAAAGCCTCCACCTTTACTACATTAATGGAAACAATAATATCCTCTTTGTAAGCTGCCTTGGCCACTGCCATTGAAAAGCAaattattactgttttaccttcATTGTAAAGTTTCTTGGCATAACTTTCTAACTGTGAATTAGTTCTGATTGCTTGTCCTTTGTCAACTGaacacaaaaataactattAGAATAATGTGCTAACATCCGCCTTCCACTGCCCTCAGACAGTGACTCCACCAAAGCCTCACAACCCCTCACCCACACACAAATCCATACACAGCACATATTAGGTATCTGATTCCCTTTGAGATGCCTTCACATGTCAATTCCTTCTGGAACATCACTGCAGTATTTATAGCATTGGCTTGACGAGCTTCAAGCTAAATTTCTGACCCAAGCTTTGGTAGCTCACAAGTTGATAACATACTAGATATAGTAGTTGTACCAAGATTGTTATCAGATTAAACTGTCCCTGCAGCCAACTTCAAAACATATTTAAGACAGgaacgtgttttggtttcttctaAAGGCATTAAAAGCTTTTTCTCCAAAATCAGGTCACATCTTCTACAAGATTCTTGGTAACAAAGCCCTTAGGTCTATCTCTTTAAATCAGCTTAGCATAAAGCATGAAGCAAACATTTTGGTTATTCGATGGagcaaatacattttcaaatagtcatacaaaaataagtcattttaatataaactttgcctcaaaaggtttttGCTAATTTCAACATATTCTACAACTTAATGTCACAGATAAATCTCTAAAACTATCTTACTTAAATACTTTTACTTTAAACATTGAGTTTGGTGTAGGCCATGATAATCATGTATTCAATCatttatattgatttatttgctTGTTGACTTTCTTTTAGAggtattaaaaatgaatatgcaTTCAACCACAGGTGCTACATGTTCAATTCCAGCTAGTGTGATCCATTGGGTCCTAGATGCATATTATCTTAGTTACAGTAGGATGGGTTCACATTTTTCTGGTTGTGGTGCAAAATTTGTAATGCTTTAGCTTATATTTAGACATTTACATGTGTAAATGTGACCCATTCATTCAAATATTCAcgattacaataaaaaacaaacattcatgcAATTTAACAGCTTCAGTTAAGAAGTAGATCATAACAACGTAGCATCAACTACAAAATAAGGTCATTGCAGAAGACTGGCTCTTTTCTCTGATGTGCCCCTCTAGCCTAAAGTATATGAAAAGAAGTTTGTAATGACATGCACTCGTAACCTTGAGCCGGTACCACTTTCAatcaacacaacacacacatcaGTACCAAATTGCAGCaagaaaagcaaacattcaCAGGGATAATGTTTGTCATTTCAcctaaaaataagaatttgatttaaaaaaatcagagtgAAGAGAATTGTGGTAACCATGTTTTTATGACCTTCTGTTATACAACAGTTTATACAACAGTAGCTTTAACAGATGATACTTGTGCACACCTGCAGAGGACACCAATAAAACTCACAATTACATCAAAACTCCTCAGAAATAATGTAGCTCCTACCTCTCATTTCTGCCAGTGGTGTCTGTGCCGCTTGCATTGAATGCTCTTTTATCTCCCCTCTTGGATTGTGGTTACTGGTTGATGATCCATTTGTCGTTGGTGAAGCTTGGAACAGCTTGTCCTGATTCTGAGCTGGCTTTTACAATTGACAGGTGAGAAAAGGCAAAACGAGATCAACAACAGAACTCCGTATTGCCCTCAGGGTCCATGGAACTGCCGAAAGGGCATGAAACCCCATCAGAACAGGCAGATCAGCGCTCAGAGCTCACTGCCAGCCAGTTAGCCAGTCAGAGAGAGAAGCTCTGCCtccttctctttctctctccctgtctttttttatttttctcccagTCTCTCTCTTTATTGCACTACCACTAGATATCCTCTGTTTTTTCCCCTGCATTTTAAAATGACCCTTTTTCCTGCGGTGCCTTTCGCCTTGCCCATTTAGGTTGAATACCCACAATTCAGTTGAAATCAACCCCCCTGTCTGCTGTTTTGCCCCGTTCCCCAATCTACAGTTGCAGTGGTGTGTGTGACAGTGTGTCATCTCCCAACGGACAGCTGTTCCTCTTAAATAACAGCACAACCCATTCACTGACATTCACATTACACTGCCAATCGCTTTGGCAAGACTCGTAGAAGACAAATTTAGATTTACACCGCAGTGTGTCGACAAAAATACTTCCCTGCCTCAACACACAGTGAACATAGAGAAAGCCCGCTGCTATGGCATGCTCTGATGATATTATGCGTAAGCCGTGGGCAGGGGGGCTGGCAGAACACGCCCCCAGCACAGCAACACAGAACACATGAATGCACACATTCAAGAACACACACGGTTCTCTATTAAACTGTTGCCGTAAATGTGTTCCTTTTCATGTGAAAGTGATTGCTGAGTTACACGCTGTATGATCGTATATGCATTTTAtgagcacaaaaaataaaagaagcggAAAGAGATTGATaatccaaatatttttttctgtgggtAAGATTGATTTTACAGGCTATACTCTTCCCAACAACTGCCTTCCTGTCTATTCACATTTAAGCTCTTTGCTATGCTGAAGGGCCAAGCAATTATTTCAATTTGCCCAGAAAAAAATGGAGACACGGTTGTCATCAGTCTACATTAATTAAGGTTTTCTGCTGAATACATGATTTATTTGAAAAGACACTCAGTAAATGTGCTTGAGAGGATGAGCTTTTGTGCACAttcaaatgttccttttttgagcTCAGTGCAGTTGTATACATGTAtcgcatgttagtttgtcttcTCATCTAGTTTGTGTggctgattctttttttctttccccatttaaaaaaggctaataaataaataaagtgcaaATATACTTACAGCATCATGTGACTCCTTTGTCCTGTATGTCACATTCATTGGAGATGATGCTTAAGGCTTAGTTTCTCAGCAActgttttagactttttttctaaaaaaataaaataaaattacaaaactgTAAATGTATGTGCAAATAAAAGGCattcaagtattttttattttagtttggaaTTTTCAGCTCTTAATCAAGCCTCAGTTTTTTAACGCCTCTGTCTTAGATAAATAAGATTCTATAAATAGAATGAGAAAGGAACATAGGAGATGGGTAGATTTGAAACTCTTTTTGTTATGGAAAAATGCAGAATTACGGATACAGAATTACATTACAGCAATGCAAAATTACGGAGCCCgggacctgacatgggtaaaataaacaattaattagttcccacaaaataatattcggATATACATTTATCCTGCTGTATTTGAATGCACCAATAAGATAAGTGGGATGCCTGATGGAATATGTAGCATGTACCCTTCGGATGTAAACTGACTGCTAAcaagtatgttaataaaagacaagttacCTCAgtgaatattattattcttattctACCCTAAACTACAACACCCCATACCGgagccagccagctgcccgaatgccggcatgaaAAGCAAAAGCTCAAAGCGGCAGGTGCGTTATGGGGAAGCAGCAAGCTCGGGCATCCTATATCGTATGatattttccttattttcattgagacaataataagaAGATCCCCCAGTTTGATTTCCCTGAACGGAGTGGGTACctggatgtgaatgaacccagacatggagacgtaaTTACAAATTCTtatagagctttttaaaatgattattttcgatctctaaacatcctccttgtcctccatgcattgtaatgagatacacacagacagaaatgtgaaggtatctgctgtcaatccaAGTATTGCTCATATcattgtttttgaatgacttatcacgtGAATTATTATTTCGTTCCCatgaattaattatttcgtGTAATTTTTCGAATAATTTACTTACCCATGTCAGATCCCAGGCTCTGTAGAAAATATTGCATGGCGCACTGGtttgtttacttaaaaaaaagaagaagaagaagaagaaagaacacAAGTCCATGGGGAATCTGAGTTGTGAGTTGATTGTGTatgtctgaatgtgtgttttcttgttCTCCCACTGGAGTGTGAACTCATGTATAAATGCAGAGGAAATCTGCACAAACAGACTGTATATCTAATAAATAGTCATGGTTTACCAGGGCACACcactttgaaaaatgaaaagaagtccTTTTGTGCTGATGAACATTTTTTACGTTTCTGCAATCtgtattaaaaatagaaatattataGGCTAAAAATCGGATGTCATTCCTACTGAGGATTTAACCAGTACTAGATTGGTGTGTGGTGGATTTAGAGTGGAATTTCTGTCTCTTCACATTCAAACTCATAACCCCAGTTTAAGGCATAAATATCCCCAAGTCTTTAAACCCTACCTAGGGAAATTAAATGTTCCTCTGGAGTACAGGAAAATTCCCTCAGTAAAAAAGTCATAAGCTTTTGTTCTGAGCTATCATCCAGGTAGACGCCAACGTCAATGTACTTTTAACCTCTAGTTCTATTACATATTTTGAGCCCCAGCttgaaaagatttttctttccgCTTAACAAATAAGCCATCCCATAAACTTACTATTTTAAATGCTGTATAAGCAAAGAGCAGACATCACAGAACTTAATAGAAATGTAAGATAATTGCATTTTTTgcattaatgtgtttttaaaatatgtagttgttctaaaaaaaaaaaaagctgttcctaGTTTTGGGAAACCACTCATTCTCTGCCAGAATGCTAAATCAGTCTCAGTTTTACATGTGACTAAAAGGATTTGGCTAAGCTTAATACCTACCTGTTCCTCTGGGCAAGAACTAAAACAGGTGATATGAATGCTTCAATtcttaaaaaaggtgaaaaaaaccaattaatcaattaatttgaattttgatAGCTTCAGGCTCAACAAACAATATTTGCTTGTTGGTTTTATAATGATTCATTACCGGCATATAGGAATAACtactaaaatgaatatttaatgcATTACATGAAACACCagatatattatttatttattacacaaaacaacaacataaagagGTGTAGTTACAATACATTATATCATTTGGTGAAATGTTTCCTCACTTAACCAATGTTATTGGCAAAAGATTTTAAGGAAAAGCTACAAgaaccaaataaaataaattcataaatgCAGAGGAAGAACGTCCACCTCTGATGGGaaaattgcaggtttggttcctgcttTGCCAGCTCATGTGTTCAagggttcttgggcaagacactgaatcccacattgctcctggtggttataggttggcgccagtgttaggccgcagtgtgtgaatgtttgtttggatgtgactgtgactgtaaggTGCTGTGGGCTTTCCAAGAAGGTAGTAAAGAGATATGTAAGTATATGCCATTAATGCCATTTTCTTTGGTCCATATAATgtagaaaaagtagaaaaatttGTATATTCTATTGCCACAACTTTTGcatgacaataaaaacaaacaacaaaaaatggaatTCTGACTATATGATTTAGAAGTTGAAACTTTGTTTAACTTTCATTTACTAAAAATTATTGTAAATGACGTGGTTTAcacattaactttttttttttctgggactTATTTCGTAAAAACTGTTGGATCACAATGCATTCAAAACCTAGATGAATTTTGATGtaggtttttataaaaggtGATCCAGTACAATATGTGCTAAATGTATAGAAGTGATCGCCCCTGTAGCCCAACCTAGTTGTTCAACAAGCTTTATGCAGATCTCCCATAAAACAAAAGTCCACCACCTGATCCTCTGCTCCTCCCTGTCCACATAGCAGAActgtatgcgtaagagaatatatgtatgtgaaagagagtatatatgactgtgagagcaagaatgtatgaatgtgaatggttcagaataaataatgtcttatacggcccctcagaGAACTCCCCTGTTTCTCATGTGATGGCTCATGACAATTGTCTTACAGAGTTTAAGTTCATTTGCATCCAACTTGTGTAGATTGAAGGGCACGGTCAGGTCTTCTGATGCCTTTCATGGTTCACATTGGAGTTGATTTCTTCATAGCTCAGTTTTTTTGGCAGATGTGAAAGCTTACTATAACTCTAGCTTAGACCAAACTAACTTTACCAAACAAgggtttttgttcatttacaaaaaaaacatatgccTACAAAGTGAATACACAAAAACTCTCTAGGCAATCAAACAGCCAACCTAAGCcaaagttaataaaataaattaaggtGATATGAACGCTTCAATTCCCatgaaaggtgaaaaaaaaggtcctaaaataacaaacacaaataacaaGGCTTTACCAACTATGAATTTGCCAACTATGCACCATGAATTTGAAGTAATCTTATCATTAAAAAGAATAACAATCTTCCTTGTATTACAGCAAAGTTGGGTAAACCCCAAACACTGAAAACTTTGCATCAGATGTATTAAGGGATATTTTATAATTGTAGACTATAAAGTCTAGACTAGATAAAGACTTATTAAGCAACGCAAAAACaattgtttgaagaaaaactttt is from Oryzias latipes chromosome 7, ASM223467v1 and encodes:
- the lrtm1 gene encoding leucine-rich repeat and transmembrane domain-containing protein 1 gives rise to the protein MQAAQTPLAEMRVILVCALLSPLSLAQACPKECSCNNKVVDCRGRGLYDIPRRLHPETQELYLQDNRIRGIVSMAFREIPLVRILDLSNNSITSISPTALLGLRTLQRLSLAHNSLREFDRRLLIPIHSLSRLDLSHNSLGGLPGAMGDSLKNLSFLGLAYNRLTRLDRSLMEAMTLLDGLTLQGNPWRCDCQMIGLKLWLETYVFKGGAIDEVLCSQPEEMKNKDLQKVPYELFHACMATSYHYLFANIHHLESERLLRGHTHGNHANPAIHALHVPMAMGEGFGGGGGGMTECEPKQKQRPVNLRHAIATVIITGVVCGIVCLMMLAAAVYGCAYAAIMAKYQRELKKNEELAATKGADHATADDKEPLENAIA